ATGAACTACGTACTCCGCTCAATGCCATTCTCGGATACGCGCAGTTGCTGCATCTGAGTAATGCCGTGAGTGAACCGCACGCTGACTATCTGGAGCGCATTCTCTCGTCTGGCCGTCATTTACTCACCTTGATCAGCGACGTACTCGATTTTGCCCGTATTGAACAGGGAGCACTCGAACTGGAGTACCGCCAGGTTGCAATCGCACCACTGGTCGAAGATGTGGCAACAATGACGCTGCCCCTGGCGCAACGCAACCACAATCAGGTGATCACCTGTTACCCGGCGGACATTGGCTCTATCGAGACCGATGACCGCCGCTTGCGTCAGGTTTTGATCAATCTCCTCGGTAATGCAGCTAAGTTTACCGAACGGGGAACAATTCGGCTTAATGTTGTGCGAGAGCAGCGCCACGGGATCGACGGCATTCGCTTCGACGTTATCGATACGGGGATTGGCATCCCCCGTGATAAGCAGGACAAACTCTTCAAACCGTTTAGCCAGATCGACGAGTCGGTCACCCGCCGTTATGAAGGCACCGGTCTCGGTCTGGCGCTCAGTAAGCAGATCGTGCTGGCCCTTGGTGGCACAATTGACGTAGAGAGCGACTTTGGTGTTGGCTCAACCTTCACCGTTTGGCTGCCCACTGCACCTCTTGCTGCGGCAGACTCCACATCGTTACCATCGCAACCACACCTGATAGGAGAACCCGCATGAGCTATATTCTCGTTGTAGACGATAATTTCGATAATCGCCATATTATTGGACAGATGTTGCAATTCAGTGGCTTTACCGTTGAGCTGGTTGCTGATGCCCATTCTGCACTTCAGATCGCCCGCACGCGGCGTCCAGGTCTTATCTTGATGGATTTATCGATGCCCGGTCTTGATGGCTGGACGGCAACTGAATACGTCAGGCGTGATCCAGAATTACACTCAATCCCGATTGTCGCCGTGAGTGGTCATGTCACCCGCAACGATATTGAACGGGCAAAGCGCGCGGGATGTGTCGAGTTTCTAGCCAAACCGATTGACTACGAACATCTGATTGAGGTTGCCCGTCGCTACACCGGGCAGGCATCTCGTTCATCTTCACACACATCATGAACGTACCGGTCGGTCAGGCGATGCCTGACCGACCGCGACGAGGCGGAGCCGTGGCCTGCAAGCGTCCTATTGCACGGCCATGCTCTAGGGATAGTCTGAAAGCCGGTGAACTGGCATGAACAACGTTCAAGGCTACAGGTAGGCAAAGACACGCTTACGCCTACCCATCAGTTCGTCCCCGGCACCATACGACGTAGCGCGTAGAGCTTATGTCATAAAAGCTGTGCTGTCGTGCTACCAGCCTGTCGCACAGACTCCTGAACGCTCGCCCATTACCAACGACAGTATCTCCTGTTCCCAGGCTGCCGGTATGGAAACGAGGAGCGCTAATAACCATACCATCGCCAGGGCAATCACTCGTTGGATTGGTTGCCTTGCCCGCTCGTCATGCGCGTGTCGCATCGTTTGGAGTGCGGCAGCCATGCTGCCGCAGCAGCCGTACTCACGATCCGGCGCGTGTCACGCTGTGTACCCGACCAGTCACGGGGATGCTGAGTGTTCTCGTCACGATCATGTCGTCTGTCAATAATGAATGAGATAACTTCTAGCATACGAAACTCAGGAAGTCTATCCAGATGAATGCTGCCGTCCAGCGGTTGGCTAGTTATGGTACGATGAAGTTATGGACCCTCGACTCTTACCTTTGCTTAGCTGTCCACGCCACCCAACAGTGACGTTGACAGTAGAACAGGTTGAACGTGTAGTCAACGGTGCGATTGTGTCTGGACGGCTACGCTGTCCGGTATGCGCCACGACATACCTGATCAAAGACGGTATTCTCGACATGATCGGTCAACACCGGCCAACCAGTGCTGCGCAGGTGGTCAACGAGGTGCCGGTTGCCGCATGGGCTTACGAACGCACCTGGCGACCATTCGCGCTCAGCTTACTCAGCGGTGAGCAATTTCCCCTTACCCGCGAACTCAAACTGATTACCGGTCTGGCGGGTGCCGAGCGGGGAGGGCTGATGGTTGACGTTGGTTGTAGCAATGGTCTATACGCACGTGCATTGGAACATGTCCGCCGTCAGCGTGGCGCCGGTGGTTTTGTGGTTGGCATTGATCTGAGTATGGCAATGCTCCAGGAAGCACAACGGCGTGCTCGCCACGAGGGGCTGTCGATCAGCTTTATTCGTGCCAGTGCCCAGGCCATGCCCTTTGCCGATGGAACCGTCGATGCGCTGGTTATGGGGGGCAGCTTGAATGAAATCGGCGATATTCCGGCAGCACTATCAGAATGGCGACGGCTCTTGAGTCCGCAAGGACGCGGTGTAATGATGAGCCTGGTTGCAGCATCCACACCGATTGGCCAGGGGATTCAGCAGCTCCTGGCAAGTGGTGGGCTTCAGTTTCCTTCGCTTGCTGAACTGAACCACTACTTCACCGCTGCCGGCCTGCGTCTGCGCGCCCAGTGGCAATACGGGATTGTGGTGTTTAGTGTGCTCCAGTAATGCTCATCTATTTGACGAGAAGGGCCGGTTATGCTATATTCATAATCGTTGTACGGTGCCTGTAGCTCAACGGCAGAGCGCCTGACTGTGGATCAGGAAGTTGTGGGTTCGAATCCCATCAGGCACCCCACACGAATGAAAAGCTGGGAGTTATCCCGGCTTTTTTTGTACCAGACGCTATGGCCCACAAAACCGTTATTCCTTTCCAGAATGCCCTGGTCGTATTAATGGACTCCATCTCATACCTCAACGAACACGATCAGGGGGCATTCGTGGTGAGCGGCTCGCACGGTGGTATCAGCTCGGCCCGTTACGCGCTCGCGGTGTCGCTGAGAGGTGTTGTCTTCAACGATGCCGGCATTGGCAAAGATCAGGCCGGTATTGCCGGCCTGGAGCTACTCGATACCGCTGGTGTTCCGGCAATCGCGGTTGCTCACACCAGCGCTCGTATCGGTGATGCTGCCGACACGTGGGCTAATGGCCTGGTCAGTGCCTTCAACCAGGCTGCGGCAGCACGTGGTGTACGCATGCACCTATCGGTACAGGAAGCTGCAACCTGCATCCTCTCCGACAACGTCAGATAAACAGTTGCGCGAACTGTGCGATACGCACGAAACCCGGGCAAAACCGGTCATGGTGTCCTGTAGACACCCCACTCTGACAAACTTTTTACCCAGGTTCAGTTGCGTAGCGGCTGCGAGTGCGATATACTCAGCAATAGCCGGTAAAAAGCGTATCGTATAGTTATAGACAGGTGGCTTGTGGATCTTGTTCGTGCTCATGTCTTTATTTCCGGTCGCGTACAAGGGGTGAGTTTCCGGGCGTACACACGCGACCGGGCGCGGGAAGCGCAAGTCAAAGGGTGGGTACGGAACCTGAGCGATGGTCGCGTGGAGGCAGTCTTTGAAGGAACACGACCAGCCGTTCAAAAACTCATCAGTTGGTGCTACAGTGGCCCCAGTCAGGCGCAAGTCGAACGGGTCGAAGTTCACTGGGAAGAGCCGACTGGTAAAGAAGGGATCTTTACCATTGTCTGGTAGAGAGAAACGCCGCACAATAAAACGGGGAAGAGCGATTGTGCAGAAACAAAAGCGTTCTCCGCATAGTGCTGTTACTCCTGTCAGCATCGAAACAGAGACTCCGCGGCGTGAAAGGACACATATGGGAGTCAAACGGTGGAAACTGATTACCAGTGCCCTGATTAGCATCGGTATCGCTACTCTGGCGATCCTTAACCGTGAATGGATAGTAGAAGCGTTCAGCCTTTTGAATGAAGCCAAACATGGCTGGCTCCTGGTGGCGCTGGTGTTGATAGCCATCAGTTATCTGATGAGCGCACAGGTCTTTAATCTCGTGCTCCATTCACTTGGCTACCGCATAGGTCTTCTCCGTCTTTGGGCAACTGCTCTCACTGCGATTATCATCAGTCAGTCGGTACCTGCCGGCGGCGTTGGTAGCTATGCGTTTCTTATGAGCTACTTCAATCGCCGTGGCATTCGTGCCGGCGAATCGGCATTACTGGCTTCCCTGGAGACGCTGAGTTATGTGGTTGCCATGCTGCTGGTCTTCTCGTTTAGCCTCGGCTATTTTGCCTGGCGTGGCCTTGAAGCGACCGGTGCCAGCTATATCGCCGGTCTGGTGGGTCTTTCAGTGATCGGTATTGCGATCTTTGTCCTGAGCCGTAGTGAGCAGACGCTACGCCAATGGCTCGGTGGTCTGCAATCTCGGGTTGGCCGCCTCATCGGTAAGCAGTGGAGTAGTGCCTGGATTGATCGCATTGTTGCCGATTTGGCCCGTGGGCGTAGCCTGCTCATTCATCGTCGCCGTGATGTTATGATGCTGGTTTTGATACAGTTAACTGCCCTCAGCGGTCATAGCCTGGCGATGTTGATCGTGTTGCACGCTCTGGGGACTGATGTCAGTTTTGCGGTGGTGCTGGCAGCGTTCGGGGTGGCACTGGTAACGTCTACATTTAATGTTTTGCCCGGTGGTGGTGGTACGGTTGAGGCTGCGCTGGTAGCCGTGCTGAGCCAGATGGGAGTAGGCCCGGCAGCAGTGCCGGCTGCGATTATTTTCCGTCTCTTCAACTACTGGCTGGCCGCTCCTATTGCCGCAATTTGTTACCACTGGCTGATGCACGAGCCGGTAACACCACTGGTACGCAGTTCAAAAGTGCGCACCAGCTCGTTAGAGGCATCGTCGCA
This genomic window from Chloroflexus aurantiacus J-10-fl contains:
- a CDS encoding response regulator; the protein is MSYILVVDDNFDNRHIIGQMLQFSGFTVELVADAHSALQIARTRRPGLILMDLSMPGLDGWTATEYVRRDPELHSIPIVAVSGHVTRNDIERAKRAGCVEFLAKPIDYEHLIEVARRYTGQASRSSSHTS
- a CDS encoding methyltransferase domain-containing protein; protein product: MDPRLLPLLSCPRHPTVTLTVEQVERVVNGAIVSGRLRCPVCATTYLIKDGILDMIGQHRPTSAAQVVNEVPVAAWAYERTWRPFALSLLSGEQFPLTRELKLITGLAGAERGGLMVDVGCSNGLYARALEHVRRQRGAGGFVVGIDLSMAMLQEAQRRARHEGLSISFIRASAQAMPFADGTVDALVMGGSLNEIGDIPAALSEWRRLLSPQGRGVMMSLVAASTPIGQGIQQLLASGGLQFPSLAELNHYFTAAGLRLRAQWQYGIVVFSVLQ
- a CDS encoding acylphosphatase, with product MDLVRAHVFISGRVQGVSFRAYTRDRAREAQVKGWVRNLSDGRVEAVFEGTRPAVQKLISWCYSGPSQAQVERVEVHWEEPTGKEGIFTIVW
- a CDS encoding lysylphosphatidylglycerol synthase transmembrane domain-containing protein, giving the protein MGVKRWKLITSALISIGIATLAILNREWIVEAFSLLNEAKHGWLLVALVLIAISYLMSAQVFNLVLHSLGYRIGLLRLWATALTAIIISQSVPAGGVGSYAFLMSYFNRRGIRAGESALLASLETLSYVVAMLLVFSFSLGYFAWRGLEATGASYIAGLVGLSVIGIAIFVLSRSEQTLRQWLGGLQSRVGRLIGKQWSSAWIDRIVADLARGRSLLIHRRRDVMMLVLIQLTALSGHSLAMLIVLHALGTDVSFAVVLAAFGVALVTSTFNVLPGGGGTVEAALVAVLSQMGVGPAAVPAAIIFRLFNYWLAAPIAAICYHWLMHEPVTPLVRSSKVRTSSLEASSHD